The following is a genomic window from Serratia ficaria.
CGCGGGGCCGAACCTTGGCGATGACGTGATCTATTCCGGCACCGTGGCGGCCGCCATGGAGGGCCGCCACCTTGGCCTGCCCGCGCTGGCGGTGTCGCTGAACGGCCACCAGCACTACGCGACCGCGGCCGTGGTTACCTGCCGCATACTGCGAGCGTTGCAGCGCGAACCGCTGCGCACCGGAAAAATCCTGAATATCAACGTGCCGGATTTACCGCTGGATCAGATCAAGGGCCTGCGGGTGACCCGCTGCGGCAGCCGGCATCCGGCCGACAAGGTTTTTTGTCAGCAGGATCCGCGCGGGCAAAATCTCTATTGGATCGGGCCGCCGGGTGATAAGTTTGATGCCGGGCCGGATACTGACTTTGCGGCGGTGGAGCAGGGCTATGTGGCGATCACGCCGCTGCAGGTGGATTTGACCGCCTACGCCGCCCTGGAAGTGGTACAAACGTGGTTAACCAAAGCAGAGGTTAGCGGGGAATGGTGAACAAGCGCATGCAAACATTGCTGACGCAGCTGCGTCAGCAGGGGATCCGGGACGAGCGATTGCTGCAGGCGATCGAGGCGGTGCCGCGCGAGCGCTTTGTTGACGAGGCGCTCGATCACAAGGCCTATGAAAACACCGCGCTGCCAATTGGCTCGGGCCAAACCATTTCCCAGCCTTATATGGTGGCGCGCATGACCGAGCTGTTGAACCTGACGCCTACCTCAAGGGTGTTGGAGATCGGCACCGGCTCCGGCTATCAAACCGCCATTCTGGCGCACCTGGTTCAGCACGTTTGCTCCGTCGAACGCATCAAGGGCCTGCAATGGCAGGCCAAACGCCGGCTGAAACAGCTCGATCTGCATAACGTTTCCACCCGTCACGGCGATGGCTGGCAGGGTTGGGCGTCGCGCGGTCCGTTCGATGCGATTATCGTCACCGCCGCGCCGCCGGAAATTCCGCAGGCGCTGATGGAGCAGTTGGACGACGGCGGCATACTGGTGTTGCCGGTGGGCGAACAGGCCCAAACTCTCAAACGCATCCAGCGCCATGGCCATGAGTTCGCCATCGACGCCGTCGAGGCGGTGCGTTTTGTGCCGCTGGTGAAAGGCGAACTGGCCTAGCGATTGTCTGATTTTTCAGCCGGCCGTGAAATCTGTTGCACTTTCATAACGTCTGGATAAGGTTTTATTGTTTCAATAAGACTAATTTTCAATACAATTGCCTTTCTGCGTAGTTGTCTTATGGTGCGGCAGCGCTAATGTGGTTAGCATTGGCGCGCTGTTTTGATGCTCCGGCGGGAGATTACCTGGCGTTCAGGGATCGGCCGGGGGCGCCTTTTCATCGCGGAAACTGAGAGAGCGGTAAAAGCTCAGCTACGATGTAAAGGGAATTTTGGATATATCGCTGATATTGCTGTCATGGGGGAAGCATGAGCACGGGAAGCCCAATGATTACTTTACGCCGGGTTGCGGTGTGTACGATGGTAAGTTTGTGGTTGGCGGGTTGTACGAATGATGCGTCGACATCAGCCCCTATCAGTAGCGTGGGCGGTGGCGGTGGGGCCGCTGCATCCGGCAATGCCGGCGCGCAGCAGGGCAGCCCTGAGGGCCGCATCGTCTACAACCGCAGTTACGAGTCGATCCCCAAAGGGAGCTATAACGGCAACACCTATACGGTAAAACGCGGCGACACGCTGTTTTACATCGCCTGGATCACCGGCAATGATTTCCGCGATCTGGCGCAGCGCAACAATATTCCCGAGCCTTACAGCCTGAATGTTGGCCAAAGCATTCAACTTGGTAATGGGTCTGCCAATGGAAACGGCGGCATGCTGGCGGCAACCGACGCCACCAAAGGGGGCGTTCCTCAGCCGCCGTCCAGCACCCAGATACAAACGGCAACGGTTGATTCTCCATCAACTAACGCGTATTCTGATAATTCGGGTAAACAGAATGTAGGTAAGATGTTACCTGCAGCAGGAACCGCAGCGGTTGGGACCGCGGCAGCGCCTGTTACCGCCCCGGCAGCGGCTCCGCCAGTGAGCAGCACCGTCAGCAACAGCGCTCCGGTAAGTGCCTGGAGATGGCCGACTGACGGCAAGATTATCGATAACTTTTCCTCATCAGAAGGTGGGAACAAGGGGGTCGATATCGCCGGTTCCCGTGGGCAGTCTATCTTCGCTACCGCCGATGGCCGCGTAGTGTATGCAGGCAACGCCTTACGGGGTTACGGTAATCTAATCATCATCAAACACAATGATGATTACCTGAGCGCCTACGCTCACAACGACACAATGCTGGTCCGGGAACAACAAGAAGTGAAGGCGGGTCAAAAAATAGCCACCATGGGTAGCACCGGAACCAGTTCAGTACGTTTGCATTTTGAAATTCGTTACAAGGGGAAATCCGTAAACCCGCTGCGTTATCTTCCGCAGCGATAGATTGGGCAGAATACGCTGTATTCTGCTCGCGGTATCACGGGTAGGAGCAGCTTATGAGCCAAAATACGCTGAAAGTTAACGAGTTACATGATGATGCGGACTTCGACGAGAATGGAACTGAAGCTGAGTCGTTCGACGAAAAAGCGCTGGTAGAAGAAGAGACCAGCGAGAATGATTTAGCGGAAGAAGAGCTGTTGTCTCAAGGCGTTACCCAACGCGTATTGGATGCGACGCAGCTCTATCTGGGTGAGATCGGTTATTCGCCCCTGCTTACCGCAGAAGAAGAAGTCTATTTTGCGCGGCGTGCTCTGCGCGGTGACGTGCCGTCCCGCCGCCGCATGATCGAAAGCAACCTGCGGCTGGTGGTGAAAATCGCCCGCCGCTACAGCAACCGCGGCCTGGCGCTGCTGGATCTGATTGAAGAGGGCAACCTCGGCCTGATCCGCGCAGTGGAAAAGTTTGACCCGGAACGCGGTTTCCGTTTCTCCACCTACGCAACCTGGTGGATCCGCCAGACGATTGAACGGGCGATTATGAATCAAACCCGTACCATTCGATTGCCGATCCATATCGTCAAAGAACTGAATGTCTATCTGCGCACCGCGCGCGAGCTTTCTCACAAACTGGATCATGAACCGAGCGCTGAAGAGATTGCCGAGCAACTCGACAAGCCGGTTGATGACGTCAGCCGCATGTTGCGCCTGAATGAGCGCATTACCTCGGTCGACACCCCGCTGGGCGGCGATTCTGAGAAAGCGCTGCTGGATATTCTGGCCGACGAGAAAGACAACGGGCCTGAAGACACCACGCAAGACGATGATATGAAACAAAGCATCGTCAAGTGGCTGTTTGAACTGAACGCCAAGCAGCGTGAAGTGTTGGCGCGCCGTTTCGGCCTGTTGGGCTACGAAGCGGCGACGTTGGAAGACGTGGGCCGGGAGATAGGCCTGACGCGTGAACGCGTCCGTCAGATTCAGGTAGAAGGTTTGCGCCGCCTGCGCGAAATTCTGCAGATGCAGGGCCTGAGCATCGAGGCGCTGTTCCGCGAGTAACGTCGGCGATTTGACCGCATCAAATAAAAACGGTGAGCATTGCTCACCGTTTTTTTATGCCTGACATTCACGGCCCGCTACAGCATGTTCTTCAGCCGATAGATCCATTCCAGCGCCTGACGCGGCGACAGGGAGTCCGGATCCAGCGTCTCCAGCGCTTCTACCGCCGGTGAAGTTTCCTCATTCAGCAGCGTCATCTGGGTCGCGTCGACGGTGCCGGCGGCGGTGTGATTGGAGAGCGACTCCAATTCCCGCAGCTTTTGGCGCGCGCGTTTGATCACGTCGCGCGGCACGCCGGCCAGCGCGGCGACCGCCAGGCCATAGCTTTTGCTCGCCGCGCCGTCCTGGACGCTGTGCATAAAGGCGATGGTGTCGCCGTGCTCCAACGCATCCAGATGCACGTTGACCACGCCTTCCATTTTCTCCGGCAGGGTGGTCAGCTCGAAGTAGTGGGTGGCGAACAGCGTCATGGCCTTGATGCGGCTGGCCAGGTTTTCAGCGCAGGCCCAGGCCAGCGACAAACCGTCGTAGGTGGAGGTGCCGCGGCCGATTTCGTCCATCAATACCAGGCTGTGCTCGGTGGCGTTGTGCAGGATATTGGCGGTCTCGGTCATTTCCACCATAAAGGTGGAGCGGCCGGAGGCCAGGTCGTCCGCCGCGCCGACGCGGGTAAAGATGCGGTCTACCGGGCCGATGCTGGCCTTGGCGGCCGGCACGTAGCTGCCGATGTGCGCCATCAGCACAATCAAGGCCGTTTGGCGCATATAGGTGCTCTTGCCGCCCATGTTTGGGCCGGTGATGATCAGCATGCGGCGCTGCGGCGACAGCGACAGCGGGTTGGAGATGAAGGGTTCGCTCAGCACCTGTTCCACCACCGGGTGGCGGCCTTCGGCGATGCGGATGCCCGGCTGCTCGCTCATGGTCGGACAGGCGTAATTCAGGGTGTCGGCGCGCTCGGCCAGGTTGGCCAGCACGTCCAGTTCGGCCAGGGCGGCGGCGCTTTGCTGCAGCTCCGCCAGGTGCGGCAGTAGCAGATCAAACAGCTCGTCGTACAGGCCTTTTTCGATCGCCAGCGCCTTGCCTTTGGAGGTCAGAACCTTGTCTTCATACTCTTTCAGCTCGGGAATAATATAACGCTCGGCGTTTTTCAGCGTTTGGCGGCGAACGTAGTGAATCGGCACCAGATGGCTCTGGCCGCGGCTGACCTGAATATAGTAGCCGTGCACGCCGTTGAAGCCGACCTTCAGGGTATCCAGCCCCAGCTTTTCGCGTTCGCGGATTTCCAGCCGATCCAGATAGTCGCTGGCGCCGTCCGCCAGCGCGCGCCATTCGTCCAGCTCGCTGTTGTAGCCTGGGGCGATGACGCCGCCGTCACGTACCAGCACCGGCGGGGCTTCGACCATCGCGCGCTCCAGCAGATCCAGCAGCTCGTCAAATTGGCCGACCTGAGACAGCAAATGCTGCACGTGCGGCGTTTGCACGTTTTGCAGCAGCTGCCTTATGTCCGGCAACTGCTGGAAGGCGTGGCGCATGCGCGCCAGATCGCGCGGGCGAGCGGTGCGCAACGCCAGGCGCGCCAGAATGCGTTCCTGATCGCCCACCTGGCGCAGCGAAGGCTGCAGGTCGCCATACAGATCCTGCAGCGCGCCTATCGCCTGCTGGCGATCGTTCAGCACCTTGATATCGCGGGTCGGCATGTGCAGCCAGCGTTTCAGCATGCGGCTGCCCATCGGCGTTACGGTGCGGTCGAGGATCGCCGCCAGGGTATTTTCACTGCCGCCGGACAGGCTTTGGGTGAGTTCCAGGTTGCGGCGGGTGGCGGCGTCCATGATGATGCCGTCCTGCTGCCGTTCCATGGTGATGCCGCGAATATGCGGCAGCGAGGTGCGTTGGGTATCCTTGACGTACTGCAGCAGGCAGCCGGCGGCGCGCAGCGCCTGATGCGATTGCTCTACGCCGAACCCGGTCAGATCGCGGGTGCCGAACTGCAGGTTGAGCTGCTGGCGCGCGGTCTCGAGCTCAAACTCCCACAGCGGCCGGCGGCGCAGGCCGTGGCGCTGTTCGATCAGCGCCATCTGTTCGAAGGTTTCCGGATAGAGCAGTTCGGCCGGATTGGTGCGCTGCAGCTCGGCGGCCATGGTTTCAACATCCTGCGGCTCGGCGACGCGGAAGCGGCCGGAGCTGACGTCCAGCGTGGCGTAGCCGAAGCCGCGCGCATCCTGCCAGATCGCCGCCAGCAGATTGTCCTGGCGCTCCTGCAGCAGTGCTTCATCGGTAATGGTGCCGGGGGTGACGATGCGCACCACCTTGCGTTCGACCGGCCCCTTGCTGGTGGCCGGATCGCCGATCTGTTCGCAGAGGGCGACGGATTCGCCGAGCTGCACCAGCTTGGCCAGGTAGTTTTCCACCGCATGATGGGGCACGCCGGCCATCGGTATCGGTTCACCCGCCGAGGCGCCGCGCTTGGTCAACGAGATATCCAGCAGTTGGGACGCGCGTTTGGCGTCGTCATAAAACAGCTCGTAGAAGTCGCCCATGCGGTAAAACAGCAGGATTTCGGGGTGCTGCGCCTTGAGGCGCAGGTACTGCTGCATCATCGGCGTGTGGCTGGTGAAATCCTTGTCAATAGACTCTTTCATATTGATTTTACTCGTTCTATAAGTCTTTTGTGTACTCAGGCGGCCCCGCCGGCCCCCTGCAAAAGGGATCCGCTTAGGGTGGCCCGCCTGTGGGCGAATGCATGAAAATGCGCTCAATCGGCCGATGGCCCTCAACAGGCGCTCCACCGATTCAATTCAGACAGAAAACCGTATCTTATCACCGACAACCGCAGCGATTCATCCGTCGGTTGCGGTGGCGGCGTTCAGAGATGCCGAGTCCGCAAGCGTCATCATCAGGAAAACGTTCTGCCGAGGTTATCAGATCGGCGGCGAGCGATGCGTCCGATTTTTTCAGTATTCGCCAGGCACGCGATGCGCGCCGCAATTCTGCCCGGGCGGCAACCAGAAGGAAGCGTAATACAACCCGGCGGAAAGCCCATCGGCCAGCGCTGAAGGTGATGCGGATCACAGAGACGAATTGGGGAGAAAGCTCGGGGCGGCGCCGCTTTAATTTCTGCTGGTAACCATTTTATTTCTCTTGTAGTCTCACTGACGAATGATTTTTATACAAGGAAAGGTTAGGGCAATTGATATATTTCACCGGCTCAGGGCGATCCGACGGGCAGATCTTGTTCGGTAGCGCGGAGCAGAGAAACGTAACGGGGCGGATAGAATACCAACCATGGCTACACATCAAAATCCCGTTTTTAGGCCAGGCGCAGCGGATTGGGCGAATCATCAAAGCTTCATTAAGCGCATGCATACTTGGTTGAATACATAGAGGATTGTGTCAATTCATTCGGTTGGTTGTGATTAAACAGGCTAAATGGATGCGCGGTGCGCGCCGGCGATACTGTTGTAACTGATTGATTTTTTTATAGGCATATTGCTGAAAAACACACAGCAGAAAGTATGTTTATGCACACAGTCATGTACTTATCAACGGTTTGCCAAAGGACGCATTACATGAAGCTTATCAAGCCCCTGCGTCTGAGCGTATTGAATCGACCTTTACGCTTGCAGGGTAAGAACCATCTTGGCGTTTCGGTGATAGCGCTGCTGGATATGGGCGCCTCTCCGCAGCTGCGCCCGGAAGTTGAGCTGTGGCAGCTGGCCGCGGCGGAGCTGCAAACCAGCGGCGGCGTGATTGATCTGGCGGTGCCCAAAGCGCGGGCGGAGTTCCTGGCGACGGGCAATGCATATACGCGCCACCAGAGCGAAAAAAACGCCTGCGCGGTGCGCATCGAGGTGGAGCAGCTCGGCAAAACCCTGTTGGCCTTCGGCGATCGCTTCTGGTCCGGTTCTCATCCTACCCCCCCACGTAATTTCGAGGCGATGCGCCTTGACTGGAGCCGCGCTTTTGGCGGCCCGGGCCACGAAGAGAACCCGCACGGCATCGGCACCCTTGAAGAACAGCATGACGGCGTGGCATATCGCCGCCTGCCGAATATAGAAGCGCCGCAGGCGCGCATCGCCTCCCCGCGCCAACAGCCGGAGCCGGCGAGCTTCGGGCCGCTGGACATCGCCTGGCCGCGCCGCTTTAAACGCATGGGCAAAGCCTACGATGCCGACTGGCTGAAGAACGACTTTCCCGGCCTTGCCCGCGACGCCGACTGGCGCGTATTCAATGCCGCCAGCCCGGATCAATGGTGGCCCGAACAGGATTCGCTGCCGCCCGAAGCCGAGTGGCGCATCTGGAACATGCACCCGGAGAAACCGCTGCAGACGGGCAAGCTGCCGCCGTGGCGGGCGCGCTGCTTTATCAATCGTCAACGCGGCGACGAGACGCTGTTTGAGGAGATAGCGCTGCGCGCCACCACCGTCTGGTTTTTCCCGCATCTGGAACAGATGATGCTGATTTGGCAGGGCCATTGCCGCATCAATGAAGACGATGCGGCGGACGTGCTGCAGCTGATGCCGGCGTTGGAAAAAAACGGCGCCGGGCGCTCGGTTAACCATTATCGGAAAGTGCTGGCGCAGCGCCTGGATAAAGAGAAAGGGGCGCTGTTCGCCTTCCGGGAAAAGGATCTGGTGCCGGAAGAGGCTATCGGCCCCTGGATTGACAGCGACATTCAGCATAACGAAAGCCCGATGCGCAACAATATGCAAAATCGGGTCGATCAACTGCGCGAGCAGCATCGCGCGCGGCTTGAAGAAAACGGCACGGACGTTGATGACCTGCTGGCGGGCACCCTCCCGCAGAGCATGCCGAGCCTGGACGAGCTGCCGGAGTTTATCGAGCGAATGGAGCGTCAGGCCGAAGAGATGCAGGCGCAGGCCGAAGCGCGTCGGGCCGAAGTGGAAGCCCGACAGGGCGCCATGGCAGACTCTCGCCCGCGCGGGCCGGAGTCGATGCATCGCATGCAGGAGATGTTGCATCGGCACGCGGACGGCATGACGGCCAAGAAGCTGGCGCAAAGCCGCGAGTCGCTGCATAACCTGTATCTGATGGCGGTTCAGCACCAGCCGCCGGCGATACGCATGACCGGCGATATCGCGCAGATCATTCGCCAGCGCGCCGCGAGCGCGATGGCGAAGGGGGGCGATTTCAGCGAGCTGGATTTCACCGGCGCGGATCTCTCCGGCATGGATTTTAGCGGCGCCAACTTCCGTAAAACGTTGTTGGAAAACGCCGATCTCCGCGGCTGCCGGCTGGACGGCGCCGATTTCAGCGAGGCGGTGCTGGCGCGCGCCGATTTGCGCGACGCTTCGCTGCGCGAGTGCAACCTGACCAAAGCCAGCCTGGCGCTGGCGCAGTGCCGGCAGAGCGATTTCAGCGGCGCCAACCTGACCGAAACCCAGCTGGAAGACGCGCTGTTCGACGCGTGCGATTTCAGCAGCGCCACGTTGAAAACGCTGTTGTTGCGGCAGGTGGGCATTAGCCACTGCCGGTTCCAGGGCGCGGAGCTGGAAGGCTGCATCTTCATGGAGTTGACGTTGCCGCGGCTCGACTTCAGCGCGGCCCGGCTGCATAAAACGGTATTCAATCAGTGTGAATTGCCCGCCGCAATCTTCAACGGCGCGCGGCTGGAGAGCTGCAATTGGGTGGAAAGCCGGCTGCCGCAGGCTCGGTTTAACGGCGCCACGCTGCTGACCTGCGCCGCCGTGATGGGCAGCGACCTGAGCGGTGCGGATTTTAGCGAGGCGACGTTAAAAGAGAGCAACCTGCGGCAGGCGTTATTGAGCGGCGCGAATTTTACCTTGGCGAAGCTGGAAAACAGCGACCTCAGCGAAGCCGACTGCCAGCGGGCGAACTTCACCCGCGCCAATCTGGTCGGCAGCCTGTTTGTGCGCACCGATTTTCGGCAGGCCAATTT
Proteins encoded in this region:
- a CDS encoding protein-L-isoaspartate(D-aspartate) O-methyltransferase, whose protein sequence is MVNKRMQTLLTQLRQQGIRDERLLQAIEAVPRERFVDEALDHKAYENTALPIGSGQTISQPYMVARMTELLNLTPTSRVLEIGTGSGYQTAILAHLVQHVCSVERIKGLQWQAKRRLKQLDLHNVSTRHGDGWQGWASRGPFDAIIVTAAPPEIPQALMEQLDDGGILVLPVGEQAQTLKRIQRHGHEFAIDAVEAVRFVPLVKGELA
- the surE gene encoding 5'/3'-nucleotidase SurE produces the protein MRILLSNDDGVTAPGIQVLAAALREFAEVQVVAPDRNRSGSSNALTLESPLRTLTLANGDIAVQQGTPTDCVYLGVNALMRPAPDIVVAGINAGPNLGDDVIYSGTVAAAMEGRHLGLPALAVSLNGHQHYATAAVVTCRILRALQREPLRTGKILNINVPDLPLDQIKGLRVTRCGSRHPADKVFCQQDPRGQNLYWIGPPGDKFDAGPDTDFAAVEQGYVAITPLQVDLTAYAALEVVQTWLTKAEVSGEW
- a CDS encoding DUF2169 family type VI secretion system accessory protein produces the protein MKLIKPLRLSVLNRPLRLQGKNHLGVSVIALLDMGASPQLRPEVELWQLAAAELQTSGGVIDLAVPKARAEFLATGNAYTRHQSEKNACAVRIEVEQLGKTLLAFGDRFWSGSHPTPPRNFEAMRLDWSRAFGGPGHEENPHGIGTLEEQHDGVAYRRLPNIEAPQARIASPRQQPEPASFGPLDIAWPRRFKRMGKAYDADWLKNDFPGLARDADWRVFNAASPDQWWPEQDSLPPEAEWRIWNMHPEKPLQTGKLPPWRARCFINRQRGDETLFEEIALRATTVWFFPHLEQMMLIWQGHCRINEDDAADVLQLMPALEKNGAGRSVNHYRKVLAQRLDKEKGALFAFREKDLVPEEAIGPWIDSDIQHNESPMRNNMQNRVDQLREQHRARLEENGTDVDDLLAGTLPQSMPSLDELPEFIERMERQAEEMQAQAEARRAEVEARQGAMADSRPRGPESMHRMQEMLHRHADGMTAKKLAQSRESLHNLYLMAVQHQPPAIRMTGDIAQIIRQRAASAMAKGGDFSELDFTGADLSGMDFSGANFRKTLLENADLRGCRLDGADFSEAVLARADLRDASLRECNLTKASLALAQCRQSDFSGANLTETQLEDALFDACDFSSATLKTLLLRQVGISHCRFQGAELEGCIFMELTLPRLDFSAARLHKTVFNQCELPAAIFNGARLESCNWVESRLPQARFNGATLLTCAAVMGSDLSGADFSEATLKESNLRQALLSGANFTLAKLENSDLSEADCQRANFTRANLVGSLFVRTDFRQANLTGANLMGALMQKSLLGGADFSHANLFRADLSQSFTNTQTRLDNAFTQRVKTLPKRDGDLV
- the mutS gene encoding DNA mismatch repair protein MutS, whose product is MKESIDKDFTSHTPMMQQYLRLKAQHPEILLFYRMGDFYELFYDDAKRASQLLDISLTKRGASAGEPIPMAGVPHHAVENYLAKLVQLGESVALCEQIGDPATSKGPVERKVVRIVTPGTITDEALLQERQDNLLAAIWQDARGFGYATLDVSSGRFRVAEPQDVETMAAELQRTNPAELLYPETFEQMALIEQRHGLRRRPLWEFELETARQQLNLQFGTRDLTGFGVEQSHQALRAAGCLLQYVKDTQRTSLPHIRGITMERQQDGIIMDAATRRNLELTQSLSGGSENTLAAILDRTVTPMGSRMLKRWLHMPTRDIKVLNDRQQAIGALQDLYGDLQPSLRQVGDQERILARLALRTARPRDLARMRHAFQQLPDIRQLLQNVQTPHVQHLLSQVGQFDELLDLLERAMVEAPPVLVRDGGVIAPGYNSELDEWRALADGASDYLDRLEIREREKLGLDTLKVGFNGVHGYYIQVSRGQSHLVPIHYVRRQTLKNAERYIIPELKEYEDKVLTSKGKALAIEKGLYDELFDLLLPHLAELQQSAAALAELDVLANLAERADTLNYACPTMSEQPGIRIAEGRHPVVEQVLSEPFISNPLSLSPQRRMLIITGPNMGGKSTYMRQTALIVLMAHIGSYVPAAKASIGPVDRIFTRVGAADDLASGRSTFMVEMTETANILHNATEHSLVLMDEIGRGTSTYDGLSLAWACAENLASRIKAMTLFATHYFELTTLPEKMEGVVNVHLDALEHGDTIAFMHSVQDGAASKSYGLAVAALAGVPRDVIKRARQKLRELESLSNHTAAGTVDATQMTLLNEETSPAVEALETLDPDSLSPRQALEWIYRLKNML
- the nlpD gene encoding murein hydrolase activator NlpD produces the protein MITLRRVAVCTMVSLWLAGCTNDASTSAPISSVGGGGGAAASGNAGAQQGSPEGRIVYNRSYESIPKGSYNGNTYTVKRGDTLFYIAWITGNDFRDLAQRNNIPEPYSLNVGQSIQLGNGSANGNGGMLAATDATKGGVPQPPSSTQIQTATVDSPSTNAYSDNSGKQNVGKMLPAAGTAAVGTAAAPVTAPAAAPPVSSTVSNSAPVSAWRWPTDGKIIDNFSSSEGGNKGVDIAGSRGQSIFATADGRVVYAGNALRGYGNLIIIKHNDDYLSAYAHNDTMLVREQQEVKAGQKIATMGSTGTSSVRLHFEIRYKGKSVNPLRYLPQR
- the rpoS gene encoding RNA polymerase sigma factor RpoS; translation: MSQNTLKVNELHDDADFDENGTEAESFDEKALVEEETSENDLAEEELLSQGVTQRVLDATQLYLGEIGYSPLLTAEEEVYFARRALRGDVPSRRRMIESNLRLVVKIARRYSNRGLALLDLIEEGNLGLIRAVEKFDPERGFRFSTYATWWIRQTIERAIMNQTRTIRLPIHIVKELNVYLRTARELSHKLDHEPSAEEIAEQLDKPVDDVSRMLRLNERITSVDTPLGGDSEKALLDILADEKDNGPEDTTQDDDMKQSIVKWLFELNAKQREVLARRFGLLGYEAATLEDVGREIGLTRERVRQIQVEGLRRLREILQMQGLSIEALFRE